CTCTCCTTGTTTTCAGCATCATGTTTCTTTTTAGAAAATATTATTTCTGGTACGGGGCCTTGATTTCCTTAGCTGTCAGCTTCTATTGCTGGTCATCTTATTTATATATGGATTATTTTCAGACACCGCTTTCTTCTTATGTTACTTTACAGAGCTCCAATCTTTCAGGCATGTCAGAAAGCATTTTCGAACAAATGGCGTTTTGGCAGATTGTCTTTTTCATCGACGCTTTTCTTTTAACCTTATGGATCTTTTATGAAAGATATATTAGAACGTCGGGGCCGGTTATTAGCGAACGAAGTTTTAAACCATTTAGCGTTCTCGTTGTCTTCTCTCTTATCTTTTTATCTTTAAAGCCGATTTCCATGCAAGTAAGTGGAAAAGGAGATTTGTTGTTTAAAAAATACACCGCCGATTCCCATTTAAGTAACTATGGTTTGATTGGCCACCAGGCGATCGACTGGGTGGAGTTCCTTACCTCACAGCAGCTTCTTGAACTTTCTGCGGATGAAAAACAAAGCATTAACGAACTGCTGGCAAGTGAAGACTATGCGGTTCCACGGGAAGAACCGTTGATGATGCCTGGTATTTTCGAAGGGAAAAATCTGCTTTTCATTCAATTTGAGTCGCTTCAGCAGTTTGTCTTAGGAGAGAAGGTTAATGGTGAAGAAATTACCCCGAACTTAAACAAGCTTGCGTCAGGCGGCGTTTCTTTTACGAACTATTATCCGCAAACTGCAGAAGGAAACAGCTCTGACGCTGAACTGCTCGTATTAAACAGCCTTTATCCTTTGAAAGAAGGAAGCACATTCTTTCGTTATCCGGGGGCTGATTATCCATCTCTCACTAAAATATTTAAAGAAAAAGACTATACAGCGGCAGCTTTCCACGGGGATGAGGGGTCCTTCTGGAATCGGGAGGCCGTCTATCCTTCGATGGGGTTTGATCGATACTACGATATTACCGATTATAAACATGCTGAGGAAAAGTCGATTGGAATGGGACTTAGTGATGAAGCTTTTTTTGAGCAGACGGCGGATCACTTGCAGACTGTGAAGAAGCCCTATGTCGCCAGTCTGATTACGTTAACCTCCCATACTCCTTTTATAATACCTGAGGAAGAGAAAATGATCGATGTTGATGACATGAAAGGCTCTCATCTTGGGCAGTATTTCGAAAGCATCCACTATACCGATCATTATTTAGGAGAATTTATGGAGGCGATGGAAGAAAACGGCGGGCTTCAAGATACTGTTATCGTCATCTATGGAGACCATAATGGCTTGTTTAGAGAATCTAAACAGGAAGTGGAAGCATGGAAAGGGGAAGAAATTACGGAGGATCAGTGGCGCACTGATTATGTTCCTGTTCCACTCATTGTTTCGAATCCAGATATCCAAAAGCCGCTCCTCATAGATGATGTGATGGGCCAAATCGATACTGCTCCAACTCTACTCGACTGGTTTGGCTTTTCTGAAGATGCATTGGCCGGCAGCGCCCTCGGCCATAACATCAACCGCTATATCAATGAAGATGTCTTTCTATTAAGGGGAGATTACGGCGAGCGTATTGTCATTCAACAGGATGAGACGGTCACTGATTACAAGCCTCATCATTCCGAGATTCTAAATGTATCAGAACAGCTGATTAAGTCTAACTTTGCCCATCAATAAAAAACAGCCCGCCTTATGTGGCGAGTCCACTGAAAAAGTCCTTTCTCTAAAAGAGCTGTTAAAGTTTGTTGTTGATTCTCACGAATCCCTTGTCGGTGGATGCTTGCCGCGGGCACAGCCTCAGCTAACTTGGTCAAGAAGATCACTTGACCAAGTGGATCTTCGACTCGCGCTGTTCCCGCAGGCGTCACCACCGAACGCTCATCGTGGTATCAACAGAGGCCAATCTAAAAAGAGTGATTTTCTTTGATTTATAAAAGAAAGTCACTCTTTTTTCTTGTTGTCTAGGAAATTATAAAATTCCAAGCCGTGGATATATATGTTTAAAAGTGCGACATCCAGCTCCAGCGCCTAGACACTCGCGTCATAAGCCATCCGCCCTGCGGAAGGGAAGGCCACCTTCCTCCGGCCGTTTTGCTTATGCGTTTCGTGTCTACCAGGGCGCTTTAAGCCTTTGTTCTACAATGAGAGTAATACATAAAAGTGAGGGATTCGATGTTAGACCGTGAATTTAAGTCAGTACGATAAAACGGGTACGCAATACTTCTTGAGAAAATGTTTGATTGTATCGAGCTCTGGTGTGCGTCGCATCAAGGATGAGAGACTTCGACTGAATTACGCCTGTCTCAAGATGTTATAAACCTGGGGCCAAAACCAAGAGTTATTCGGTCAGCCTAAATCAGAAGGACATATGGGTCAACTCGCCTTTCAAAACAGTGAGAACTTCAAGCAAAAGGTTAAAGAACGATATAAGATTGAAGCGAAGAATAGCGAACTGAAGCATCGACACGGATGTTAGGTGGTCTCATCTTCGGGTCTCGAAGGCATGCGCATTTAAGGTACGATGGCGATTTTCACTGCTAATGTGAAATGAATCGTTAATCTTATGAAGGAATAGAGGGCACAAATCTCTTAAAATTAGAAGAAAAGCGGTCTGTTTGGAAATTAAATTCCACACAGACCGCTTTTTAAAATTCTACCTTTCACAGATCTTCAGTTTTTCAGTGGCCTCTTATCTGGCGAGGCTGTTTTTTATCGGCTGAAGATCTACTCTTCTTCCTTCTTTTTCAGAAAGAGCTGCACCTTCGTTAACTAGTGTTAAATTCAAGGCATCCTCTTTCGTTATTGTAGGCTCTTCCCCTTTTTCAATGGCGTTCACCCACTGAACGAGCGGCATTGGGAGTGATTCCATCATTTCCTCCGGCTTCACCCAGTCCTTAGTGTTTAAATGTGAGCTCTTAATACGTAATTCATTTTGTTCAATAAGTATACTTCCTTCGGTACCGTACAGCTCCAGCTGGAAAGGACTTCCCCCGGATACGAAGCTTGTTTCAAGGATCCCAAGGGTTCCGGATTCATAATCCACGATGACTGCGGCCTGATCATCAACGTCCTGATGGAAAACCGATTGCAGTCTAGCCATTACAGCTTGCGGGGTTCCTGCCAGGCGATTCGCTAAATAAATGGGATGAGCTCCTAAGTCAATAAAAGCTCCTCCTCCCGTATGCTCTCTTTCATAAAAATGCGCAGGCAGCCAGCCGTCTGGATGATCAGCGGAAGCGACAGCACCATTATGCGCCATTCGGCAGCGGACCATTGTAAGCTGCCCCAGCCAACCTTTGTCCAAAGCTTCCTGTGCATATAAATAATAGCTCTCCACCAGCCTCGGAAGAGAAACCATCAGCTGAACACCCGCTTTTTCTACTTCAGCTAAGATTTCATTACACTCTTCTACCGTTAAGGCCAGTACCTTCTCTGTAAAAATATGCTTCTTGTGCTTTGCGGCAGATACGATCACATCCTTATGGCTGATCGTTGGAGTAGTTACGATAACAGCATCAATCTCCGAGTTTAATAAGACGGTCTCTAAGTCAGGCTCAAAAGGAACTCCCAGCTCTTGTGCCCACTGATCTCCCCGTTCTTTTTCTTCATCCCAAACAGCTTCTATCGATAAATTCTGCTGCTCCTGTGCCTGTTTCGCATAATCAACAGCATGAACGTGCCATTTACTGAGTAACGCTGCTTTTATCATAATTACCACCTTCTCGTCGAAATATCATCTAAATAGGACTTGTAAACCGGCATGCGACTCAGCCCCTTTGCTTATGAAAGTAATCAGCCAATCCCATCGCACACACTTCAATGTCCAGGTTAATGACTTCATAAACAGGATGGTCATCCTCGATGGAATAGCCTTTAAGATAAGTATAAATTTTATGTTGTAAGCGTTCCTTTATTCCTTTTACACCTTCTTCACGTTCTATCGCTTCTTCCGCTGCCGATAAAAAGTCCGGAATCCATGAAACGACCTGGTCAAAAGCTGCTTCAGGTTCTTCCGACATTCCAAAATGACCAAAATAGACACGCTCCAATTCCAGCTGCTTCATCCGCTCAATCGATTGTTTCATAGCTTCAGGATCAAATTGATTCGGAGATGTCGAAGGTAAATAGAATGTCACGCCTTCTATTTGATGGTAACGAATACCCGCTGTATCTCCTGTGAACACACCTTTGCTTACAGGGTCATAAATTCCGATGTGGTGTTTGGCATGACCGGGTGTATCTAAAAATGAGAGCGTACAGTCGGGCCCAATCTCCAGTGCACCGTCATCCTCCTTAATGATCAGCTTTTCGTCGGGAATAGGAACAATCGGATCAAATAAACGATCGAAATCATCCCCATACACCGCACGTGCACCCTCAATCAACCGGGACGGGTCCGCCATATGCCGTCTTCCCCTCGGATGAACAATGACTTCTGCCTGCGGACATTCTTTCAATAACAGTCCGGCTCCCCCGGCATGGTCTAAATGGATATGAGTTAAAATAATATAGCGGACGTCTTTCACATCGAGACTCAAATCTTTTAACCCTTCCAAAATTCGCGGAACTGACATGCTCGGTCCTGTTTCAACCAGCGTCAACTGCTCCTCTTCGATAACATATGTACCTGTCCGCCCAGGGACTCCCAGATCAAAGCCGTCAATTAAATGAATCCGCTTTCCTAAATCGATAGGTGCTCTCTTTTCCATAACTTCACCTCATGTTCTTTTCTTTCAAGTGTACTAAAAGATGGGGAAAATTGTAAGGAATACTAATTAACTATTCGGTTGTCACACTTCTGAACTGGGTGCGTATCATGGTTTTGAGGAGTTGATGAGCATGATAGATGCACGGAATAACTATAATTATCAAAACGCGCAAGTAAAGCCTACTCATGAGGACGTAAACAAGCATAAATTTTATCACGTCATGGTTTCTATGGAAGACGGTTCTTCGTTTGATGGGATCATTACGGATGTAAATGATGATGACGTTACTGTTCTCATGGGGGAAGAAGTCATGGTCGATGAGAACGGAAATGAAACCAACGGGGAAAGCAGACAGTTTTATCCTTATGGCTATGGAGGCTGGAGAGCCCGTCGTTTCAGAAGAGCCGTTTTTCCATTAGCAGCGCTGACGGCCCTTGCTCTCTATCCATACGCGGCACCGTTTTATCCTTATTATCCGTACTATCCTTACTACTAAATGGAAGAGAGGGGGCCCTCCCTCTTTTTTTGCGGATTAATTAGGTCGAAATAAGGGTGTAAAATGATTGGACAGGGTAATCTTACATAAGGTTTTCACAAAAGTATTACGAGTTTCGAATTATTTTTTCTGAAAATTAATGATTATAAACCTGACCTATGATACCGTTATATGGAAACAATTTGAATTGGAGGAAATTAAATGAACAAAAAGCTTCTCTTACGTACAACTCTGACGGGAGCCCTCGCTTTCTCACTATTTACGCCCACCGCTTTCGCCCATGACATGCTTGATGGGACAGGCATCAATAAAGGATCTCATGAAGCAGACTTAAATGATATTCCGAAAATTGAAGGATCAAAAAATCTATCCAGCTGGAGTGAAGCAGCTGCGGTTCAATTAAAAAAATATGACGGAGTACAAAACAATACAGCAGACGTGTATGCTTACAAAGGGTATGCCTATGTCGGTACCCATACAGCTTCCGGCGGAGAGGGAGGAGTACGGATTTTTGATTTAAAAGATCCTTCCCATCCCGTTGAAATAGCTAAATTTGCGGATGATATTCCTGGGACCTGGCAGGAAAAAGTCATTGTAAAATCCGTCAATACTCCGGAATTTAAAGGGGAATTAGCGGTAGTCAGCGTACAGCAGTTAGATAGAAGTAACCCGGCCTCTCAAGGCGGTTTCCTCCTCTATGATGTTTCCGATCCACATAATCCTGAAAAGCTTGGATTCTGGGAAATGGACAAGCGCGTCCCTGGAACTCACGAACTATACTTAACGATTCAAGACGGTAAACCATTTGTTTTATCAGCTAACCCTTATGCTGACTATTACACTCATGGAGAAGAAAAAGACTTCGCTTTAGTCGACGTCTCTAATCCAGCTGAACCGAAAACGATCTATGAATTTGACCCTCGTATTCTTCCGGAAGTCTCAGAAGACTTTAACGGATACCACTGGAATTCTCCAGATGGAAAAACACGCCCTGTATTTAACCACAGCGCCATGGCCAGCAATAACG
This window of the Halobacillus sp. Marseille-Q1614 genome carries:
- a CDS encoding LTA synthase family protein — its product is MKRMIWFSIFTLASFIKLASVSHHLLSDWSKGALLVSLSFSLLVFSIMFLFRKYYFWYGALISLAVSFYCWSSYLYMDYFQTPLSSYVTLQSSNLSGMSESIFEQMAFWQIVFFIDAFLLTLWIFYERYIRTSGPVISERSFKPFSVLVVFSLIFLSLKPISMQVSGKGDLLFKKYTADSHLSNYGLIGHQAIDWVEFLTSQQLLELSADEKQSINELLASEDYAVPREEPLMMPGIFEGKNLLFIQFESLQQFVLGEKVNGEEITPNLNKLASGGVSFTNYYPQTAEGNSSDAELLVLNSLYPLKEGSTFFRYPGADYPSLTKIFKEKDYTAAAFHGDEGSFWNREAVYPSMGFDRYYDITDYKHAEEKSIGMGLSDEAFFEQTADHLQTVKKPYVASLITLTSHTPFIIPEEEKMIDVDDMKGSHLGQYFESIHYTDHYLGEFMEAMEENGGLQDTVIVIYGDHNGLFRESKQEVEAWKGEEITEDQWRTDYVPVPLIVSNPDIQKPLLIDDVMGQIDTAPTLLDWFGFSEDALAGSALGHNINRYINEDVFLLRGDYGERIVIQQDETVTDYKPHHSEILNVSEQLIKSNFAHQ
- a CDS encoding Gfo/Idh/MocA family protein, translated to MIKAALLSKWHVHAVDYAKQAQEQQNLSIEAVWDEEKERGDQWAQELGVPFEPDLETVLLNSEIDAVIVTTPTISHKDVIVSAAKHKKHIFTEKVLALTVEECNEILAEVEKAGVQLMVSLPRLVESYYLYAQEALDKGWLGQLTMVRCRMAHNGAVASADHPDGWLPAHFYEREHTGGGAFIDLGAHPIYLANRLAGTPQAVMARLQSVFHQDVDDQAAVIVDYESGTLGILETSFVSGGSPFQLELYGTEGSILIEQNELRIKSSHLNTKDWVKPEEMMESLPMPLVQWVNAIEKGEEPTITKEDALNLTLVNEGAALSEKEGRRVDLQPIKNSLAR
- a CDS encoding MBL fold metallo-hydrolase; protein product: MEKRAPIDLGKRIHLIDGFDLGVPGRTGTYVIEEEQLTLVETGPSMSVPRILEGLKDLSLDVKDVRYIILTHIHLDHAGGAGLLLKECPQAEVIVHPRGRRHMADPSRLIEGARAVYGDDFDRLFDPIVPIPDEKLIIKEDDGALEIGPDCTLSFLDTPGHAKHHIGIYDPVSKGVFTGDTAGIRYHQIEGVTFYLPSTSPNQFDPEAMKQSIERMKQLELERVYFGHFGMSEEPEAAFDQVVSWIPDFLSAAEEAIEREEGVKGIKERLQHKIYTYLKGYSIEDDHPVYEVINLDIEVCAMGLADYFHKQRG
- a CDS encoding LVIVD repeat-containing protein, with translation MNKKLLLRTTLTGALAFSLFTPTAFAHDMLDGTGINKGSHEADLNDIPKIEGSKNLSSWSEAAAVQLKKYDGVQNNTADVYAYKGYAYVGTHTASGGEGGVRIFDLKDPSHPVEIAKFADDIPGTWQEKVIVKSVNTPEFKGELAVVSVQQLDRSNPASQGGFLLYDVSDPHNPEKLGFWEMDKRVPGTHELYLTIQDGKPFVLSANPYADYYTHGEEKDFALVDVSNPAEPKTIYEFDPRILPEVSEDFNGYHWNSPDGKTRPVFNHSAMASNNGDTALLSFWDLGTIILDISDPYDVKYQGRTDYAPKVQGAAHSAALAQGGNVLIETREVYNPVKEGYEESYGYTRIFDIKDPTNPKELSTFKTDLVDNVEDGVTFANTVHDPKVQGNTLYLSHYAGGLFAVDITDPANPVQTGQYQPKDAYFWGVDVNRNYVLASDMGNGLKVLLKNNGDQK